Proteins from a genomic interval of Capsicum annuum cultivar UCD-10X-F1 chromosome 4, UCD10Xv1.1, whole genome shotgun sequence:
- the LOC107867661 gene encoding trihelix transcription factor DF1 — protein MLGVSGIISDGDGTGGENPESGGGGATSGGSSEIGLGGGGGSSSGGFMIEEGEKNSGGNRWPRQETIALLKIRSEMDHVFRDSSLKGPLWEEVSRKMADLGYHRSSKKCKEKFENVYKYHKRTKDGRASKADGKSYRFFEQLEALENTQSHHSLLPPSNSRPPPPPLEATPINMAMPMPTSNVQVQASQGTGTPHLVTVSSTPPPPPPNIPFAPSHQNVQLSSPVAPSSQPAVNPINNIPHQVNANLPAHQNISAMSYSTSSSTSSDEDIQRRHKKKRKWKDYFEKFTKDVINKQEESQRKFLEKFEQKERDRMVREETWKAQEMARLNREHDLLVQERAMAAAKDAAVISFLQKITEQKNIQIPNSINVALPSAQVQLQMPENPPPAPAPTHSPQPQQQTQPTVVISPAPQPSPALVVPVSLPMTIPAPAPALMQSLPLTPPVPAKNVELAPKNDNGGESHSPASSSRWPKAEVESLIKLRTNLDMKYQENGPKGPLWEEISSSMKKIGYNRNAKRCKEKWENINKYFKKVKESSKKRPEDSKTCPYFHMLDALYKEKAKNETSSLTSGFPLNPENNPMEPIMARPEQQWPLPRHHQQHQHHQQHESSRMDHDHDHESDNMDEDDHDDEDEDEDEENAYEIVANKQQPSMASANTTTTTATTTV, from the exons ATGCTAGGAGTTTCGGGCATCATAAGTGATGGTGATGGTACTGGAGGTGAAAATCCAGAAAGCGGTGGAGGCGGAGCAACAAGTGGAGGAAGTAGTGAGATTGGACTTGGCGGTGGCGGTGGTAGTAGCAGTGGTGGATTCATGATTGAAGAAGGCGAAAAAAATTCTGGAGGAAATAGATGGCCAAGACAAGAAACAATTGCTTTGCTCAAAATAAGGTCAGAGATGGACCATGTGTTTAGGGACTCAAGTCTTAAAGGACCCTTATGGGAAGAAGTTTCCAg GAAAATGGCTGACCTTGGGTATCACAGAAGTTCCAAGAAATGTAAGGAGAAATTCGAAAATGTTTACAAGTATCACAAGAGAACCAAAGATGGCCGTGCATCTAAGGCGGATGGCAAAAGTTATCGTTTTTTTGAACAATTGGAGGCGCTTGAAAACACACAGTCTCATCACTCGTTATTGCCACCGTCTAATTCGCGTCCCCCACCGCCTCCATTGGAAGCTACTCCTATAAATATGGCTATGCCAATGCCAACATCAAATGTACAAGTCCAAGCTTCACAAGGTACTGGTACTCCTCATCTTGTTACTGTTTCATccacaccaccaccaccaccaccaaataTTCCTTTTGCGCCTTCTCATCAAAATGTTCAGTTGAGTTCTCCTGTGGCACCGTCATCACAACCAGCTGTCAATCCGATTAATAATATTCCTCATCAAGTGAATGCGAATCTGCCAGCTCATCAGAATATTTCGGCAATGTCGTATTCAACTTCTTCGTCCACTTCCTCGGATGAGGATATACAAAGAAGGCATAAGAAGAAGAGGAAATGGAAGGATTATTTTGAGAAGTTTACGAAGGATGTGATTAATAAGCAGGAGGAATCACAAAGGAAGTTCTTGGAGAAGTTTGAGCAGAAGGAACGCGATCGGATGGTTAGAGAAGAAACATGGAAAGCACAAGAAATGGCAAGACTGAATAGAGAACATGATCTTTTAGTCCAAGAAAGAGCAATGGCAGCAGCCAAAGATGCAgcagttatttcttttttacagAAGATAACTGAACAGAAAAACATCCAAATTCCAAATAGTATCAATGTTGCTCTTCCATCAGCACAAGTACAATTACAAATGCCCGAAAACCCACCTCCTGCCCCCGCACCAACACATTCTCCTCAACCGCAACAACAGACACAACCGACTGTTGTAATATCACCAGCACCTCAACCATCACCAGCACTCGTGGTCCCGGTATCGTTGCCAATGACGATACCAGCTCCAGCACCAGCATTAATGCAGTCGCTGCCACTGACACCACCAGTACCAGCCAAGAACGTTGAACTAGCGCCAAAAAATGACAACGGAGGCGAGAGTCACAGTCCAGCAAGCTCTTCAAGGTGGCCTAAAGCAGAAGTTGAATCATTGATAAAACTTCGAACAAACTTAGATATGAAGTACCAAGAAAACGGACCGAAAGGTCCGCTCTGGGAAGAGATATCATCTTCAATGAAGAAAATTGGATACAACCGTAATGCCAAGAGGTGCAAAGAGAAATGGGAGAACATCAACAAGTACTTCAAGAAAGTGAAAGAGAGCAGCAAGAAAAGACCAGAAGATTCCAAGACTTGCCCATATTTCCATATGCTCGACGCATTATACAAGGAGAAAGCCAAGAACGAAACTTCATCATTAACAAGTGGCTTCCCGTTAAACCCTGAAAACAACCCAATGGAACCCATCATGGCTCGTCCAGAACAACAGTGGCCTCTTCCACGACATCAtcagcaacaccaacaccaccaacaacatgaAAGTAGCCGAATGGACCATGATCATGACCACGAGAGTGACAACATGGACGAAGATGATCATGatgatgaggatgaggatgaagACGAGGAGAATGCATATGAAATAGTGGCAAACAAGCAACAACCCTCAATGGCGAGCGccaacacaaccaccaccactGCGACCACAACAGTTTGA